Within the Phaseolus vulgaris cultivar G19833 chromosome 9, P. vulgaris v2.0, whole genome shotgun sequence genome, the region AAATGGAATTCGTGTGTGTAGTCCGTggacaaaggaagaagaaataGTAGTGTGGGTCTTATgtgcattttagggtttttataaaataataagattatttttgtctttatgGGGGTGCATGAAGAAAAACATAGGGGTGTAGGTCAAATAAATGTCAAAAAGGCCCAATAGAATCTCTAACTTTTTACTTGCGTTCCTACCCATCTTACATTGgtaattgcttcctgcacccaatcaattGTTTTCTGCACCCGACGAactttttaaaatccaattctGCCCTTGTcttctttattttgaaaaaggtGTAGGGTGCAGAGAGAAACTTGGTTTTCCTCTTCTCTTTGATTGGTGTTGGTTTGAGTTGCGTAGGTGGTTTTAGTGTGGTGGTGGACGCGTCGTTTTCAGTGTAATACGTTAAGAATTCTGGAAAAACTTTCAGACATATGCATCCGCAAGACAAAGTTACACTTCCGGATAATCCTCATCTGGAACAGCGAAAAAACTTCCAGACGTAGACATTCGCAGCACAAACTCACACTTCTGGATAATCCACATCcggaacaaaaacaaaaaaaaacaattccaGATAAAATTATCCGCAACACATAAAGGCATTCCGCATATTTATATCTGAAACACAATAACAACGAGAAAACTCACTTTTTTGCATGTCGTCTCTTCTCCGGTAGCTTCGTTCTTTCGCCGTCCAACTTCTTCACAGACAATGCCGCCTCACtgaccaccaccaccacaaTTAACGTCGTCGTTCAGTTGGTCTTCGTCACAGGTAAGCGCCGCTACTGAACGGAAAACGGCACAAAGAAGAAAGTGGCAGAAAGATTTAAAACAAAGGGGACTGCAGTGTGTTGGGTGCAGGAAAAACTAAGGAGGCTACAAAAAAATCCTAATTTTCATCTAAGGTTAGTTTAGTCTTTTCACATAAGCAATTGGGTGTCAAACATATttgattgggtgtaggaagaatcTGCCTCTTACATTTTATCAACTTTGGGCTAATAAACGAATACATGTATTAATCACAAATTTCTTTAGTTACGGCAAAAGTATTAGTTGGTTTAGGATTTAACATCTTTTAATggttcttttttaatttttattattaaatataattagttaatgtttataataatttgtaattaaaataataaaaaatctctTGGAGTGAGtttattatactaaaaaaaatattatcaagtCTTTTTGAGAAGTTTCTTTTGTTCTCTTGGTTTTATCCTAATCATGGAAATTTTTGTGTCAAACTGCATTCACTTGCATTGACCTTCATCAATAATCCTTTATCagttttatcaaaattttatatttataatttttagaaGTACTAAAGTGGATTGGGTTCGACAGGACAACCCGTCATAATTTAAGTGGAACGAGTCAATCTTTTGAAGTCACTAGTTTAACCCGTTTAATCGGCCAACTTGTCGGCCTATAGATAGGACGAGGAGAGCTAGCCCGCAACTAAccctatttaattttttatatttaaaaaaaatataaatgtcaTGCTTTTGGATTCAAAATTGATGGTtgtcaatattttatatataactttatttacattaatttatttataaataattcgATTAATTGGAGTATTGTTGATATTTACTTTGTTTTGTTAGacattaaacattttttaatagaaaattaaagtttgatttaattttattgttctcttgcatttttattaataaataggttcaaaacaaaaatacaaaacaaaaaatatataaaaaataaaagagagcAAGTTGATAGACTGGCGGGCTAACCCGCTCCCCCACATATGGTCCTATGGATTGACGGGTTAGAGAAATCAAAAAATCAAACTAATACTAATTGTCGAGTTTAAAAGATTAATTCGTCAAACCCGACCCATCACAAATTCATACTATGAGAAAGTGTGTAATCAACCAATTTCAGTGTGTTTAATCGAACAAAATGGATCTGATTGACACCTTATAACAATTTCATTACCattcttatattatataaaattataagaaataaagCTGACACATTCACAATTACagtcataaattttaaaaaaaaaattgcaaacgAAAAGGTAAGGTTGATTTTAAAAAGTTAgagattgaaaaagaaaaacagtgtAAACATTGCTGAAATTCAATATTTATTACTCATATGcagtaaatatttatttgtataatcTCCCCATTTTAGACTCACCCTTGTATACAAAGTCTCCGAGCACAGACATAGAAGGTGATATAAATGAGTTTAAGTTACAGGTTGGACCACCGCTCTGATAATTTCAAGGCCTCCCTTCCATTTTCCGCTCCAGACTTCGTACAGTCCAAAATGAAGATCCGATGGGTTCTCGACAGGAATCTCAAGTGGTTCGGAGGGAATCACGATGTTCTGACCAGGACTTAAACTATTCACTTTAAACTTATATTTTCCCTTTTTACCAATTTTAGCCATCACAAGTACATCAGTGCCTTCCCATCCAAATCCCCGCTCTTTAACTCTCACCTCAAATGAAACCGTATATATCTTTGGATTTGTTATAGGTACCACACCGGTTACCTCCAACCATGAAACTTGTATAAGCTCCGCAGGTTCGTTCCTACAATCGTTACTTTCCGTCAATTTCAAATTACACCAATCAAATCTCATTTCATTTAATACTCTTTTCTCTCTCCAtcatcaatttatttatttatttttcgttTCACTGTTTTTAacgtttttaattttgtttcatttaattaaaaaagacaATATAATTCTTTGTATGAGATTCATAATGACATAAATAATGAATTTCAAGCAATTTATATGTTAAAGTTAAATGactaaatatgttttttcataTACTAtagtattaaatttatttttgttttaagtttaaACTTTAGATTTTTCACTTACTTACATAATATGAAAATGATTGAAATGAGTCTTATCGTATATGAAATGATTGTTaatttagggtttagagtttagggtttaaaaactcattattgttttgattatATACTGATACACATTATAACTACCTATAATTCTGATGAGATGAAACTTCAACTTGAACCAATTTTACATATACAATGACATACTCTATTCATTTTATAGTACAAACATTTAGATGATCTAAAGAATGGAAATCAATCTTGTATTataatacaaaaacaaaaaatatatttaactttaaagttaattattaaaaaaatcatcatttgTTATAAATTTGTTATCCTACCACTTTCAATATAAATTTAACTCTTTATATTGAaaagagtaaaataaaattgaaaaatattaaacatcctttgaaaaatgaaaacaactcttaacatgaaaaaaacacatgaaataaaataactcTTAGacaacatttaaaattataaatcctATACTCTAAATTATGAGCTCATTATATGGGAATGAGCAAAATCGTATGAAATTTTACTTGTTAAGATTATAATGCATACAATTTGTTAACGTTTTTATTATAGAAACAAGTAGATATTAGATTATCATTTGAGGCTATTAGCATATCTTCACTTCATTaatcttaacaaaattatgttagaaaGTTATAACTAATATTTTCTAAACTACAATGAAAATATAACGTCGTAACGTATTCATTTTTAGCATAttcctttttaaaaaaagtgtGTAACTTAAAATCTTCATAAATACGAAGAATTAATGGTAGCTTAACAAATTTGTAACATAATatagataaattcaaaatataaagcaatgaaaaaataatatagaaaaaaaaatattgaaagaaatataataatttgaatGGTAACATTGTTCATATGATGATGATACTCACTCTGGTATTTTCCAGTATCGAGAATCATTTCCCCACACAATGTTCAGTCCTCTAGGACCTATCTCGAACTTGTCGTTGTCCATCTGTACTATTCAAATATTGtttttagtataataaaaatcaaattacaattttaataattaaaatttaactttttataaaaattaatattaatatataattaaccttaattttttttattttgtaaatttaaaagtttagtatttttaaatattaattgtgcatttatgttaattttttcttattcaatTATCTTAATCACTAATGAAGTTtaaataaaactagaaaaaaaaaatatttattaatttttttcttatt harbors:
- the LOC137821541 gene encoding protein PHLOEM PROTEIN 2-LIKE A9-like, translating into MPFKKPHHTLERSCIKKMDNDKFEIGPRGLNIVWGNDSRYWKIPENEPAELIQVSWLEVTGVVPITNPKIYTVSFEVRVKERGFGWEGTDVLVMAKIGKKGKYKFKVNSLSPGQNIVIPSEPLEIPVENPSDLHFGLYEVWSGKWKGGLEIIRAVVQPVT